The window agacatttttatttaaaatatacgtTCAACCGGATCTGACAAACTTGATGTATACCGCTTTAGATAACACCAATGGATACGAATTCCTGaaaggaaaattttatttgacctATAAATGACAGCCACAAGGTCATTTGTCGAAAATGACAGTAAAAAGCCGATATTCAGCAATTCAGCACGAGGGAATTTGAAGAGTTGCATATGACTAGAAGAAAAGTTGATAAAGTACTTTTGCCATGACAAATTTTAGAAATAGAAATAATCATTGATTATGCGTATCAAGAATGAAATAAGTttcaattttgctattttttatttgatttagaCTTGGGCAAACTTTTTTCAGTTAATTTATGTTACTATTTTTGATATGCATGTAATTTTCAACGCGCAGAATCTATTTGGCCTTTCCTTGCGCAGCAACAGCTTCCATTGCTTTTCGGACAGTTTCTTCGTCGCCCAAAAATTTCATAGACACAACTGGTCTCATGCATTCATCCAATTCATAAATAAACGGTATTCCAGTGGGTAAATTAAGTGCCATTATCTGATCTTCGGATAGATCTATATACAAAGATTATTAGTTTTTGCTTTTAGTAACTATTTATCAAATACTTACTGTCTAAATGCTTAACAATGCCCCTCAGACTATTTCCATGTGCCGAAATAATAATCAGTTTGCCTTCCTTTATTTGCGGTACTATTGTTTCATTCCAATAGGGTAGCGTGCGCTCTATTGTCAATTTCAGTGATTCAAACATGGGAAACTCCTCTTTTTTAGGTCCATCTTTATAACGTTCATCGTTAACAATATTATCGTAGTACGGATGATTCTTTTCCATGGGCGGAGGAGGCGTAGCAAAGCTTCTGCGCCAAATTTGTACTTGCTTTTCGCCATATTTGGCAGCCGTTTCGGCTTTATTTAACCCAATGAGATTACCATAATGACGCTCATTCAGACGCCATGTTTTACAAATGGGTATATCTGTTTGACCAATTTCTTTCAATATTATGTCTAGTGTGATGATAGCTCTACAAAGTAACGAGGTGTGAGCTATATCAAATTTATAGCCCGCTTCTTTTAAAGCTTTTGCTGCAGCTTTTGCCTCTGCTAAGCCCTTTTCACTAAGCGCACTGTCATACCAACCACAAAACTGATTGCTTTTGTTCCACTCCGATTCTCCATGACGGACCATCACAATTTTATACTTTCCACACTTTTTACTCGGTTCATGTGATTGACGCACATTTGTTGGCGTTTGTGTGGGATAGTTTCGATTCCATGGCTTATAGGCATATGAGAAACCAACGGCGGTGCTAAATTGCCTCTTGAAAGGTATTCCAAATTTACCAAAGACGGTAGATAGCCGTAATGCCATATTGCGAAACTAATGCCAAATTAATTCAGCGGATCAGCTGACTGGTAACAAACAATTTAGAGGTTGCAAGATGtagataattaaatataaatccgaaataaataattattgtattgaaaattcatttttttaatattataac is drawn from Bactrocera dorsalis isolate Fly_Bdor unplaced genomic scaffold, ASM2337382v1 BdCtg328, whole genome shotgun sequence and contains these coding sequences:
- the LOC105233731 gene encoding phosphoglycerate mutase 2 gives rise to the protein MALRLSTVFGKFGIPFKRQFSTAVGFSYAYKPWNRNYPTQTPTNVRQSHEPSKKCGKYKIVMVRHGESEWNKSNQFCGWYDSALSEKGLAEAKAAAKALKEAGYKFDIAHTSLLCRAIITLDIILKEIGQTDIPICKTWRLNERHYGNLIGLNKAETAAKYGEKQVQIWRRSFATPPPPMEKNHPYYDNIVNDERYKDGPKKEEFPMFESLKLTIERTLPYWNETIVPQIKEGKLIIISAHGNSLRGIVKHLDNLSEDQIMALNLPTGIPFIYELDECMRPVVSMKFLGDEETVRKAMEAVAAQGKAK